The sequence TAACATAAAGAGAGAATAATATCTAATCTATTATGGGGATCTGGTGGACTCAAGTTGTGGTTGTGATTGAGAAGTCAGGGAACAATGGCAGTGATGTTAAGTTTGAGCAGTGAAAGAAGGAGATAGGAGTCTGTGGAGTCGGAAATGGTTCGAATTTGTGTCTACGGCCAGGGTTTTCCACTAATATCGATTGCGAGGTTAGAAGATTAAAGATGTGATTGACGAGTTTGTAAAAAACTTGAAGATGGGTTTGATGATTATTGAGATGCAGGAGATGGTTTTGTGTTCTGGTGATTAACGGAAGAAAAGAATTTGGACTTGATATTGAATCCGAAAAGAATAGGATGAATGTCTGTAGATTGGCAGAGATTAAAGAGCTTGGATTTGCAGTTGAATTAAATTTTTATGAATTGGGTTTTGTCAaagcaagaagaagaaattgttcTGTGTACGAATGGGAAGGAGATAAAAATGGGTGTTCCATGAAAGAAGATGAGAAAGGAACATTCGTTGATGTCACCGTATGTTAGCGGGTAAGCCGGTAGGGTGGGTTAATTTCGCTTTTTACTCATCATTCTATTCATTTGACGACGGATAAATTTTTTTAACCATGATCCTACAAACGGCGGGTAAAATACGGATACGATTAAAACAGTGGAGGGTAGGATTGATATGTGCACCCGTAAAATCAATAACAATTAACAGAATTTGCAATTGTAATTTTAAAGTAAATTGAACATATTTTAAGGAATTTAGTCGTTTTTGGCTTAAATTTTCGACTTGGATCCATGAAAGAGATGAATCTTTTAAATTTGGGGAGATAAAATTTTACTGTTAAACTCATCGAGACTCCTTATATTTGATTAAAATGCAGTCAACCAAGACACGTTTAActtttgaaataaaaaatattaaatctAACCTTATAATTACCTTTTGTGAGGAAAAATATGTGTAGTCCAATCCATAATTAAACTTAGATATAAGAATAATATTTTACTAATCTAACCTTTTATATTATTAAGTAAATTGTTTTCTATACTTAACTTTAAAAATAATCCACATTTAATTGGGCAGCGAAAATAgtcaaaaactaaaaatattcGCACTTCTACACTTTATCGCGTCCTCCTTCTACTCTTCATTTTATTCCTCTTCTTATTCTCAGAGCTAACAGGGCATATAACATTTTTTCcattctagaaaacaaaaatcataatttCATCTTGTTTTGTGTTAATTTTATGTGTTTATCGACGGATATGTTTGTTGTACATATAAAAGATATATCTTGTGTTTAAGGAGTTATAGAATTTGTAATTATAGACGTTGATAGAATTATAGAATTATGGAGCGTGGTGGAAATTATGTATTGTGGTTTGATGGTTACTCTTTTAATCATGAATATTATTTTTATCGTATACGCAGATGTCCAAAAATCTTGTGTCCAGGTTCATTGATCACCTAAAGACAAATAGGAGTCAGgctaacaagaaacaaaaatctaaaGCTAATGAGGATCCTGAAATTATCCCAACTGTTGAAATCGAGGTCTCTATTCCCGGGTTAGGGAGCTACCTTGTGGTGgaagattctaagaaacatgttatTACGGACAAAACGTTTGCAAGCGACCAAAAATTTAAGTATACACATCATGGTTCCCTTGCCTCGGTCATCAACTACTATAATGTTATTACAACACACAGTCCCAGAGTTAAATATATATAATAGAAAGAGTTGGATGGGATAGTTTATTGACTACGAATATAAAAGAAACCTCACATTCATTGGTCGATTATATTATTGAGCGATTTTCGGGCACAACAACACTTTTTACTTCCCTTTAGGTGAGATGGGGTTCATACCCCTTGATTAGGTCATGTTGACAGGATTGAGTATTGGTATTGAGGCTGATATTCCATATAAATCAGCGAAGTACCATTTTGAACATGTCCGTGAGCATATTTTTCCGAATATAAAAGATGTTGAACATTAGCTCATATTTCAATGTAGATGTGTTGGTTGTGGCCGAAGAAGATATCACACTTGTTAAAAGAGTTGCAAAAGCGTTCTTCATGTATGCTTTGGGAAAAAATTTCTTTAGTAATCCAAAGAACTATATTGATGTTGGATGATTAGCTTCCTTTGAAGATCTTTATACAATTGGAACGTATGACTGGGATGGTGCCGTTTTTTCGAGATTGTATTCGGCACTCGGCTTATCAAGTAGGACACAAAAGTCACTTAGCGGGCCTTTCCAAATATTAGAGATTAAATTTTTTTCATAGTTATTATTACTTTCAatgtttgtttatttcttatTACTTTCAATGTTTATTTATTgaaaattgattaatttggttggTCGTTATTCTGGAATAGTTTAAGGATACGAAAATTTGAGCATATGTTGAGCAGGTGCCGCTACAAGTGATGATGCACGAAGATGGCCTAGAAGCTTTGTATCGAATATTTATGAGTTAATAATTCCTTTTTATGTGACCGTTATTATAACTTGCTACATGCATATAACTTGTTTAAATTATACATCATAATATATACCTGGAAAAAAGGTGTTGGGGGAAAAACCATCCCACATTTTTTATTCCCGATAGTCAACCTAAAagtattgggaaaatcaacagtTTACCAGCAGATATACGAGGAAAAGATGATGGTTTGATCGATGCAACCAAGATAGTAAAAGTTGTTCCATATGACCAATATTACAGTATTGCCGTCAGGTAACTAACTGCAAGCAATATGGAACCCATCCTGTTTGGGAGGTCCAAGCATTTGGGTATTCATAAACACCCGATTGAACAACCTAGTGAACTATGTACCTAATCCGCCGCAACAACAATTATCATATGTAAGTTTACATTCAGTTTTATTTTGTAGAGTTCATTATAATATTTTCCAAGATATCATGTGCtatttttttgttaaaattaCTTTATTTTTGACAGGAAGAAACTTACACATGTTTACAAGAATATGTCAATTTTACATTAAATCAAACGAAGAAGAGGATGGACGCTCTAACAGCTAAAAAGAGGAAGAAATACGAGTACCACAAAATCGGAACCACATGTTGGATGCACAACTGTCACATTTCAGTATGCAACTACCACCCATCCTCCCATTGGATTAGGTCATTATTCTCAAACTTTGCCACCACAAATTTGAAATAATATGAGTCAAGCAAgagcatcagcatcaacagtgTCATCAATTAACATCCCTCAGATAATGCATATGTCTTTTATCCCACCACGAAATTGTTAATAATATTTAGATGTCTTGTGTCTGGTGTTATGTCTTAAATTGGCTGTGCATAGTCATTTCAACTCTGCTGATAGTTTTAGTGGGGTTGTCTTATCTTCGGGGAGTAGTCATTCAAACACTTTTCAATTGCGTGTCTTTTTTGGCAAGGTATGGTCATTCAAATACTTTTCAATTGCGTGTCATTTTTTTGCATGGTATGTTCATTCAAACTGACATTTCTTAAATTTTGTGTCTGCTGTTTTCCTATAAAACAAAGATTCAATCTCACCATTTATACAAACCaacacaattcttcttcttcggaTATTAGTCGTTTCTTCTTCTGCTATGATAATGGAAAACCATGAGAACATGGCTCAgcactcttcttcttctaataataGTTTCTACTCATCATGTGATGATGCAGTAGCAATTAACCAAAATAACCTAGATGTAAGTTTGGGAGTCCTAGCTATAAATAAGCACTGGTCTGAAACTCGTACTAGAATACCAAGAAATCGTGACGCAGGAGTTTAACTTCTATGGAGAGATTACTTTGCGCCGATACCATGCTATCCAGCTAATGTATTCCGTAGAAGATTCAAAATGCGGCGAGAACTGTTTAACCGAATAGTGGAACATGTTGTGTCTGTCAATTCTTATTTTGTCCAAAAGCCAGATGCTTGTGGGGTTCTTGGATTAAaccttcatcagaaagtaacAACAGCAGTCCGTatgttagcttatggatgtgcTGCAGATGCAATAGATGAGTACTTACGCATTGGAGAAACCACTATTTTGGAAGCTACTCATAGGTTCTATAAAACGATTGTCCATGTGTATGGGGccgaatatttgcgtgaaccaactgcgggtgatattgaactgttgctTAAGCAAAACAGAGACCGGGGATTTCCAGGGATGTTGGGAAGTCTTCAGtacatgcattggaaatgggataaatgtttGTCGGCTAAATCAGGGGCTTACACTACATATAAAGGAAGCGAAAGTATTGTGTTGGAGGCAGTGATGTCCTATGATCTCTTgttttggcatgcattttttggtaTGCTTATCTctaataataatattaatgtGATGAACCGTTCGAATGTTTTTCGGAGTCTTATCAACGGGAAAGCACCACCAATGAACTTTGTGGTTAATAGACATTCATATGACATGGGTTATTATCTTGGTGATGGCATATGCCAAAAGATTGGTACAATTGTAATGAGCATAAAATATGcagattcttaaaaaaaaaaagaattgttttcatcaTTGCAAGAGGGTGCACGAAAAGATGTAGAGCGAGGATTTGGTGTACTGCAACAACAATTTGTAATTATCAAGCAACCGGCAAGAAtatggaatccagatgtgcttgcatATATCATGAAAATTTGTATTATTTTACATAATATGATTGTCGAGGATGAGCGTATACCCGATGACCGGCCACATGTATATGAACAACGGAGCAACCCAATACCGGTTAATATATCGAGACATCTTAGTGAGTAATGTTCCCAAATGAGATCCTACCAATGCGATCGTGCAATGCAAAACAAACAGAtacatattcgcttgcgtgatgacttgatcgaacaCATATTTTCAGAATATGGGGATAATTAAGAAGTTGAATATGCGAAAGTGTATTAGGATTAATTTCATAAAATGCTATTATGGCTTATGAATGTGCTGTAACTTACTTATTTACATTGATCCCTCTCATTTTCTTCTTGTCCAACTTTTGATAATATGATTGTGTTGTTACGTGCTTTTTGTCCAACTTCAGATAATATATTCTTATCCCAACAAATAAGAATAAGGTTTTCTTATCCCAAAAGGATAAGAATCATTTTCTTGCCCTTTCATTTTTTCCTTCTAATCCTACAAAACTACATGAACCTTCCATTTTTTTGTAACCACAATAATACCATAGTGCTGCTTCGCCAAAAAAATATGAAACGATTCACTTAAGAAGAAGATGTTTTTCTGATGCAAGTATGGATCAATGTTACAACTAATCCACTTAATCCAGAGCGACCCCACAACCGGTTTTGGTCGAATGTTTTTGAAATATTCGATATGATAACCGGTAATAAAAAtgctagaattaa comes from Papaver somniferum cultivar HN1 unplaced genomic scaffold, ASM357369v1 unplaced-scaffold_158, whole genome shotgun sequence and encodes:
- the LOC113337223 gene encoding uncharacterized protein LOC113337223 encodes the protein MRRELFNRIVEHVVSVNSYFVQKPDACGVLGLNLHQKVTTAVRMLAYGCAADAIDEYLRIGETTILEATHRFYKTIVHVYGAEYLREPTAGDIELLLKQNRDRGFPGMLGSLQYMHWKWDKCLSAKSGAYTTYKGSESIVLEAVMSYDLLFWHAFFGMLISNNNINVMNRSNVFRSLINGKAPPMNFVVNRHSYDMGYYLGDGICQKIGTIVMSIKYADS